Below is a genomic region from Chitinispirillales bacterium.
TTGATCAATAAATACTTGTTTTAAGTTTTACCGTAAAGGAAGTCTGTGAATGGAGCGATTAAAGAGCAATTTGGCGGTATCTGTAATAACCGCAGTGTCGGCGTCGGCGTTGTTTATTTTTGTCGGATGTTCCGGCAATGACGATAAGGCGGTTGAGTTTACGATTACTTACGATGCAAATGTAACAAATTTTGCAAAAACAATACCTTCTAACGTTACGGTTAAAGAGGGTGAAAAAGTGACACTTGCAGGAGAAAGCGATTATTTTAACCGTCGAAGCGAAAGCCTGTATCTTACCGTATGGAATACCGACGCGGCAGGGACGGGAACATCTTATAATCCTTCACAGACTATTACTCCTACCGGCAATTTAACGCTTTATGCGCAATGGAGTGTAAATTCGCCTGCCGCCAAAGCGCGTATAACGTTTTACGGCGGAGAAAAAAGAATAGGCGACGACCTTCAAAACCGCAATCAGTTATACAATGAAGACGGAACGTTTAATTGGTATTCTAACGCCGCTCACAGAGTGTTTGGTTACGGAGGAATTACCGTTGAAGAAGCGTATATGGTATTGAAATATCCGACGGTTACGGCGACTCACGAAGGCAGTGCCAGAGGTTTAAGACATGCAGGCGGAACGTTTACGCTCGGAGACATTGGCGACCATTCGGTAGGTCCTACGTATGCCGTCAAATTAACCAATTTTTATCCATCGCGTTTGGGAACAATTGAAATAGACCCGGGAGAATACGGCGATCCGTTGGTGCGGGTTTTCTGGCCCGGCAGCGACGGAGTA
It encodes:
- a CDS encoding InlB B-repeat-containing protein translates to MERLKSNLAVSVITAVSASALFIFVGCSGNDDKAVEFTITYDANVTNFAKTIPSNVTVKEGEKVTLAGESDYFNRRSESLYLTVWNTDAAGTGTSYNPSQTITPTGNLTLYAQWSVNSPAAKARITFYGGEKRIGDDLQNRNQLYNEDGTFNWYSNAAHRVFGYGGITVEEAYMVLKYPTVTATHEGSARGLRHAGGTFTLGDIGDHSVGPTYAVKLTNFYPSRLGTIEIDPGEYGDPLVRVFWPGSDGVNANVWWDAMVDVDNGAKAALKAANAGYVYKGKMSFLTFDTTQVGENTVISVKDSIVYDYEIRGRKEIGPIPLPTRQQTQQSGQVMQWDLAGGDELQLNILTHSNRWMSRYQELQVYKDLDMLDTLDGTADRKILITPETMVNYSLRVYDPDLVSDTNRNNFPVAGKTLSDLIDDELFRPADVDKNLGQRLGFDLYYSKQYKR